A window of Pomacea canaliculata isolate SZHN2017 linkage group LG3, ASM307304v1, whole genome shotgun sequence contains these coding sequences:
- the LOC112560688 gene encoding tudor domain-containing protein 3-like isoform X2, which yields MAGDELVRRGWHLTEEGLDQCAENGNTSVDVVIKNALNADLRDIGGKWLPEELGGGKGKLDYLEGPAVLQLQKLRNISAPKDNEESQVAPRLWKMTLTDGHTSCLAIALEPLKNLSLTTPPGTKLLLEGTVDVESCYLLLTNKNVRVLGGRVSSIADSWELKRKLAQQSRAGIQSEGGPPPFVPFGKKISAIEAPKKDNFKSLGVTKQDKEEEDSEFQQQRQATIAEALMGKAKTFGGGSRPAVQDRDVARIVDMGFSPDQANSALRQAGGNVNTAIDGLLGGNYAIGGRGRGGGGRGGSISIKDSRNDGRGENDDRIGSRRGGRGGGRGGGSGARRGRDQDDDDDSLSSRPSGPATLFDFLETKIPTKTEKQQGSRIIQHVASASSQGQKLNSLSQQQNHTRLQTDSNFSSSRVTNSSANSLPQDASMGYSKKAESQIKETGGPVKGDNSRQSQPVDSHSRGQQLDSRHSQISEVSSSNKNARDKVRTNGGGDFQMDDAYGVGALPGRRPQNLPPRLANKLGRDGSAQNQVSSRPVNSDYPDSLDSGNRRTYFNDGSRDGMQSSRGPLKEQSFNSSGRNYANRMDPSSDQPYNKYRNHSVPHSRRDHQNHTQNQGSKQDGLLSQLPWQIGQSVLAKYWEDEQLYPAVIEAVAENGATVVVTFLEYGNQEEVFSSDIHPLPQHNWMNIQNNGYPRPPQCQAAPLLTQPPPGYYSGFVPSDMPAPPPFPGTEPFGVATISTMEFRRGGSGPSYRRKEQPDRRRPTQAYYTPPPRKKDG from the exons ATGGCGGGTGATGAACTTGTAAGAAGGGGATG GCATCTTACAGAAGAAGGTCTGGATCAGTGTGCAGAAAACGGAAACACTTCTGTGGATGTTGTAATCAAGAATGCACTAAAT GCAGACTTGCGAGACATTGGTGGCAAGTGGCTGCCAGAAGAATTAGGTGGTGGAAAGGGAAAACTGGACTAT CTGGAGGGGCCTGCAGTCTTACAGCTTCAGAAACTTCGCAACATCTCAGCACCAAAAGACAATGAAGAATCACAGGTTGCACCTCGCCTTTGGAAAATGACTTTGACAGATGGGCACACAAGTTGTCTTGCCATTGCTTTGGAACCCTTGAAAAACTTAAG TCTGACCACACCACCTGGCACAAAGCTGCTTCTGGAAGGGACTGTGGATGTTGAGAGCTGCTACTTACTGTTGACCAACAAGAATGTGCGAGTGTTGGGTGGCCGTGTGTCCAGTATTGCTGACTCCTGGGAGCTGAAAAGG AAACTGGCTCAACAGTCACGAGCAGGCATCCAGTCAGAAGGAGGACCACCACCATTTGTGCCTTTTGGAAAGAAGATTTCTGCAATAGAAGCTCCAAAAAAGG ATAATTTTAAATCTCTGGGTGTCACCAAGCAagacaaagaggaagaagataGTGAATTCCAGCAGCAGCGTCAAGCAACCATTGCAGAGGCACTTATGggaaaagcaaaaacatttgGAGGAGGATCCCGGCCAGCAGTTCAAGATCGGGATGTAGCACGCATAGTAGATATGGGATTTTCTCCAGACCAGGCTAACAGTGCTTTGCGACAAGCTGGTGGCAATGTCAACACTGCTATAGATGGCTTGCTTGGTGGAAATTATGCCATTGGTGGGCGTGGTCGTGGTGGAGGTGGCAGAGGGGGGAGCATTAGCATCAAGGACAGCAGGAATGATGGTCGAGGGGAGAATGATGATCGCATTGGTTCTCGTCGTGGAGGCCGAG gaggaggaagagggggtGGATCAGGAGCAAGAAGGGGAAGAGaccaagatgatgatgatgacagtctTTCTAGTCGTCCCAGTGGTCCAGCTACACTTTTTGACTTTCTGGAAACCAAGATTCCCACTAAAACAG AAAAACAGCAAGGTAGCAGAATTATtcagcatgtggcatctgcaTCATCACAGGGTCAGAAGTTAAATTCATTATCTCAGCAACAGAATCACACCAGACTTCAGACAGACAGTAACTTCAGCAGCTCTCGGGTGACAAACAGCAGTGCTAACAGCTTACCACAGGATGCATCTATGGGTTATTCAAAGAAGGCAGAGTCACAAATCAAGGAAACTGGTGGCCCAGTGAAGGGGGATAACTCCCGACAGAGCCAGCCTGTAGATTCACATTCTCGTGGGCAGCAGCTTGATTCAAGGCATAGTCAAATATCAGAAGTCAGCTCAAGCAACAAGAATGCTCGCGATAAGGTCAGGACTAATGGTGGTGGAGATTTTCAGATGGATGATGCTTATGGGGTGGGTGCACTGCCTGGTCGCAGACCGCAGAATCTTCCACCACGGCTAGCGAATAAACTAGGTCGTGATGGTAGTGCACAGAATCAGGTATCTTCCCGTCCAGTAAACAGTGATTACCCAGACAGTCTTGACAGTGGCAACAGGAGGACTTATTTCAATGACGGGTCTAGAGATGGCATGCAGTCCAGTCGTGGTCCTTTGAAAGAACAGTCTTTCAACTCTTCTGGAAGAAACTATGCAAACAGGATGGATCCATCTTCAGACCAGCCCtacaacaaatacagaaatcacTCTGTGCCTCATTCACGACGTGACCATCAGaatcacacacaaaatcagGGCAGCAAGCAGGAC GGCTTGTTATCCCAACTACCATGGCAGATTGGCCAAAGTGTTTTGGCCAAATACTGGGAAGATGAGCAG TTGTATCCTGCGGTAATTGAGGCAGTTGCTGAGAATGGTGCAACAGTAGTGGTGACATTTCTAGAGTATGGAAACCAGGAAGAGGTCTTTAGCTCAGACATTCATCCTTTGCCACAACACAACTGGATGAATATTCAG AACAATGGCTACCCACGACCTCCCCAGTGTCAAGCTGCACCTCTTCTCACTCAGCCACCTCCTGGCTATTATTCAGGTTTTGTACCCTCAGACATGCCAGCACCTCCACCTTTTCCTGGCACTGAACCATTTGGTGTGGCCACAATCTCTACCATGGAGTTCCGCAGAGGTGGGTCTGGTCCCTCCTACCGCCGCAAAGAACAACCTGATCGACGAAGACCAACTCAAGCTTactacacaccaccaccacgcaaAAAGGATGGATGA
- the LOC112560688 gene encoding tudor domain-containing protein 3-like isoform X1, producing the protein MRILVWKDEALEFQIGRRLWNASLALFIQLLTSSSVPPSLLTMLPRHLTEEGLDQCAENGNTSVDVVIKNALNADLRDIGGKWLPEELGGGKGKLDYLEGPAVLQLQKLRNISAPKDNEESQVAPRLWKMTLTDGHTSCLAIALEPLKNLSLTTPPGTKLLLEGTVDVESCYLLLTNKNVRVLGGRVSSIADSWELKRKLAQQSRAGIQSEGGPPPFVPFGKKISAIEAPKKDNFKSLGVTKQDKEEEDSEFQQQRQATIAEALMGKAKTFGGGSRPAVQDRDVARIVDMGFSPDQANSALRQAGGNVNTAIDGLLGGNYAIGGRGRGGGGRGGSISIKDSRNDGRGENDDRIGSRRGGRGGGRGGGSGARRGRDQDDDDDSLSSRPSGPATLFDFLETKIPTKTEKQQGSRIIQHVASASSQGQKLNSLSQQQNHTRLQTDSNFSSSRVTNSSANSLPQDASMGYSKKAESQIKETGGPVKGDNSRQSQPVDSHSRGQQLDSRHSQISEVSSSNKNARDKVRTNGGGDFQMDDAYGVGALPGRRPQNLPPRLANKLGRDGSAQNQVSSRPVNSDYPDSLDSGNRRTYFNDGSRDGMQSSRGPLKEQSFNSSGRNYANRMDPSSDQPYNKYRNHSVPHSRRDHQNHTQNQGSKQDGLLSQLPWQIGQSVLAKYWEDEQLYPAVIEAVAENGATVVVTFLEYGNQEEVFSSDIHPLPQHNWMNIQNNGYPRPPQCQAAPLLTQPPPGYYSGFVPSDMPAPPPFPGTEPFGVATISTMEFRRGGSGPSYRRKEQPDRRRPTQAYYTPPPRKKDG; encoded by the exons atgcggatcttggtgtggaAGGAtgaagccttggagttccagataggtcgtaggctgtggaatgcaagccttgctttgtttattcagcttcttacatcttcatctgtacctccatctttgctgactatgctgccaag GCATCTTACAGAAGAAGGTCTGGATCAGTGTGCAGAAAACGGAAACACTTCTGTGGATGTTGTAATCAAGAATGCACTAAAT GCAGACTTGCGAGACATTGGTGGCAAGTGGCTGCCAGAAGAATTAGGTGGTGGAAAGGGAAAACTGGACTAT CTGGAGGGGCCTGCAGTCTTACAGCTTCAGAAACTTCGCAACATCTCAGCACCAAAAGACAATGAAGAATCACAGGTTGCACCTCGCCTTTGGAAAATGACTTTGACAGATGGGCACACAAGTTGTCTTGCCATTGCTTTGGAACCCTTGAAAAACTTAAG TCTGACCACACCACCTGGCACAAAGCTGCTTCTGGAAGGGACTGTGGATGTTGAGAGCTGCTACTTACTGTTGACCAACAAGAATGTGCGAGTGTTGGGTGGCCGTGTGTCCAGTATTGCTGACTCCTGGGAGCTGAAAAGG AAACTGGCTCAACAGTCACGAGCAGGCATCCAGTCAGAAGGAGGACCACCACCATTTGTGCCTTTTGGAAAGAAGATTTCTGCAATAGAAGCTCCAAAAAAGG ATAATTTTAAATCTCTGGGTGTCACCAAGCAagacaaagaggaagaagataGTGAATTCCAGCAGCAGCGTCAAGCAACCATTGCAGAGGCACTTATGggaaaagcaaaaacatttgGAGGAGGATCCCGGCCAGCAGTTCAAGATCGGGATGTAGCACGCATAGTAGATATGGGATTTTCTCCAGACCAGGCTAACAGTGCTTTGCGACAAGCTGGTGGCAATGTCAACACTGCTATAGATGGCTTGCTTGGTGGAAATTATGCCATTGGTGGGCGTGGTCGTGGTGGAGGTGGCAGAGGGGGGAGCATTAGCATCAAGGACAGCAGGAATGATGGTCGAGGGGAGAATGATGATCGCATTGGTTCTCGTCGTGGAGGCCGAG gaggaggaagagggggtGGATCAGGAGCAAGAAGGGGAAGAGaccaagatgatgatgatgacagtctTTCTAGTCGTCCCAGTGGTCCAGCTACACTTTTTGACTTTCTGGAAACCAAGATTCCCACTAAAACAG AAAAACAGCAAGGTAGCAGAATTATtcagcatgtggcatctgcaTCATCACAGGGTCAGAAGTTAAATTCATTATCTCAGCAACAGAATCACACCAGACTTCAGACAGACAGTAACTTCAGCAGCTCTCGGGTGACAAACAGCAGTGCTAACAGCTTACCACAGGATGCATCTATGGGTTATTCAAAGAAGGCAGAGTCACAAATCAAGGAAACTGGTGGCCCAGTGAAGGGGGATAACTCCCGACAGAGCCAGCCTGTAGATTCACATTCTCGTGGGCAGCAGCTTGATTCAAGGCATAGTCAAATATCAGAAGTCAGCTCAAGCAACAAGAATGCTCGCGATAAGGTCAGGACTAATGGTGGTGGAGATTTTCAGATGGATGATGCTTATGGGGTGGGTGCACTGCCTGGTCGCAGACCGCAGAATCTTCCACCACGGCTAGCGAATAAACTAGGTCGTGATGGTAGTGCACAGAATCAGGTATCTTCCCGTCCAGTAAACAGTGATTACCCAGACAGTCTTGACAGTGGCAACAGGAGGACTTATTTCAATGACGGGTCTAGAGATGGCATGCAGTCCAGTCGTGGTCCTTTGAAAGAACAGTCTTTCAACTCTTCTGGAAGAAACTATGCAAACAGGATGGATCCATCTTCAGACCAGCCCtacaacaaatacagaaatcacTCTGTGCCTCATTCACGACGTGACCATCAGaatcacacacaaaatcagGGCAGCAAGCAGGAC GGCTTGTTATCCCAACTACCATGGCAGATTGGCCAAAGTGTTTTGGCCAAATACTGGGAAGATGAGCAG TTGTATCCTGCGGTAATTGAGGCAGTTGCTGAGAATGGTGCAACAGTAGTGGTGACATTTCTAGAGTATGGAAACCAGGAAGAGGTCTTTAGCTCAGACATTCATCCTTTGCCACAACACAACTGGATGAATATTCAG AACAATGGCTACCCACGACCTCCCCAGTGTCAAGCTGCACCTCTTCTCACTCAGCCACCTCCTGGCTATTATTCAGGTTTTGTACCCTCAGACATGCCAGCACCTCCACCTTTTCCTGGCACTGAACCATTTGGTGTGGCCACAATCTCTACCATGGAGTTCCGCAGAGGTGGGTCTGGTCCCTCCTACCGCCGCAAAGAACAACCTGATCGACGAAGACCAACTCAAGCTTactacacaccaccaccacgcaaAAAGGATGGATGA